The Arcobacter sp. LA11 genome includes a region encoding these proteins:
- a CDS encoding UPF0323 family lipoprotein: MKKRNHIKKISNYAMVGGLGAILVTGLVGCEDKSANQQSQGQNDAFSNASQKQGAFVIIEESADGRYVIADEFPASKTTIVLRKPDGSERILSQAEIDALVKAEEVKIDNGTSALTNPEMSNGGLGLGGVLMSSIAGALIGSWLGNKLFNNQNYQNQRKAQYKSPQTYSRSQSSFSKAKSSANKSSASKKSGFFGNKSSSSSKSRSFFGG, encoded by the coding sequence TTGAAAAAAAGAAATCATATTAAAAAAATATCAAACTACGCAATGGTAGGTGGACTAGGAGCTATTTTAGTAACTGGACTAGTTGGATGTGAAGATAAATCAGCTAACCAACAAAGCCAAGGTCAAAATGATGCTTTTTCTAATGCAAGCCAAAAACAAGGTGCCTTTGTAATTATTGAAGAATCTGCTGATGGAAGATATGTAATTGCAGATGAATTTCCAGCTTCTAAAACAACTATCGTTTTGAGAAAACCTGATGGTTCAGAAAGAATCCTTTCACAAGCTGAAATTGATGCTCTTGTAAAAGCTGAAGAAGTAAAAATTGACAATGGTACTTCTGCTTTAACAAACCCAGAAATGTCAAATGGTGGATTAGGATTAGGTGGAGTACTTATGTCTTCAATTGCTGGTGCACTGATTGGTTCATGGTTAGGAAATAAACTATTCAACAACCAAAACTACCAAAATCAAAGAAAAGCACAATACAAGTCACCACAAACATATAGTAGATCTCAAAGTTCATTTTCTAAAGCAAAAAGTTCGGCAAATAAATCAAGTGCATCTAAAAAAAGTGGATTTTTTGGAAATAAATCATCTTCTAGTTCTAAATCTAGATCATTTTTTGGTGGTTAA
- a CDS encoding AAA family ATPase, translating to MNTKIVLIVGPSGVGKDTLLKEVRKSLDGSFNFINRYITRKPCKSEDNFYLDEYAFEILKHNSFFISTWNAHGNYYGIAKKSIKNGINIISISRSKVKDFENSYDNVYTINISVSKENLRRRLENRGRESKEEIEKRLNRSYQKIESKNLIEFDNSEKLEITSKKFLELLKSIENE from the coding sequence ATGAATACTAAAATTGTCTTAATTGTTGGTCCTAGTGGAGTAGGGAAAGACACTCTTTTAAAAGAAGTTCGAAAATCTTTAGATGGTAGTTTTAACTTTATAAATAGGTATATTACAAGAAAACCTTGTAAGAGTGAAGATAACTTTTATTTAGATGAATATGCTTTTGAGATATTAAAACATAATAGTTTTTTTATCTCTACATGGAATGCTCATGGAAACTATTATGGTATTGCAAAGAAATCTATTAAAAATGGTATAAATATAATCTCTATATCAAGGTCAAAAGTAAAGGATTTTGAAAACTCATATGATAATGTATATACTATTAATATATCTGTTTCAAAAGAAAATTTGAGAAGAAGACTAGAAAATAGAGGCAGAGAAAGTAAAGAAGAGATTGAAAAAAGATTAAATAGAAGTTATCAAAAAATCGAATCAAAAAATTTAATAGAGTTTGATAATAGTGAGAAGTTAGAAATTACATCAAAAAAATTTCTAGAGTTATTGAAAAGTATAGAAAATGAGTAA
- a CDS encoding DapH/DapD/GlmU-related protein: MTKIESYNSEKKVKLGLKPYIFPNAIIQNSSFGKYTEVRDFANISDTIIDDYSYVSEYTQIANTIIGKFSNIAAQVRINPGFHPYEMPCQHHLLYRREMYGFGEDDKAFFNYRKTQQVKIGHDTWIGHGAVIMPGIKVGNGAIIGANAVVTKDVPSYAIVAGVSSKIMKYRFTKDIINRLEEIAWWDWSHDEIASRIDDLKDIREFIYKY, translated from the coding sequence ATGACAAAAATAGAAAGTTATAATTCTGAAAAAAAAGTAAAATTAGGACTTAAGCCTTATATTTTTCCAAATGCAATTATTCAAAATAGTTCATTTGGAAAGTATACAGAAGTAAGAGATTTTGCAAATATTAGTGATACAATTATTGATGATTATTCTTATGTTAGTGAATATACTCAAATAGCAAATACTATAATAGGAAAATTCTCAAATATTGCAGCTCAAGTTAGAATAAACCCAGGTTTTCATCCTTATGAAATGCCTTGTCAACATCATTTGTTGTATAGACGGGAAATGTATGGTTTTGGTGAAGATGACAAAGCTTTTTTTAATTATAGAAAAACTCAACAAGTAAAAATTGGTCATGATACTTGGATAGGGCATGGGGCTGTAATTATGCCTGGTATAAAGGTTGGCAATGGTGCAATAATTGGCGCGAATGCAGTTGTAACCAAAGATGTACCTTCCTATGCTATAGTTGCAGGAGTAAGTTCAAAGATAATGAAGTATAGATTTACTAAAGATATAATTAATAGGCTTGAAGAGATAGCTTGGTGGGATTGGTCCCATGATGAAATTGCTAGTAGAATTGATGACTTGAAAGATATCAGAGAATTTATTTATAAATATTAA
- a CDS encoding serine dehydratase subunit alpha family protein produces MENEKILNILKEEIVPALGCTEPIAIAYVSAKAKEILGVLPQKIDIYVSGNMIKNVKSVTIPNSGGMVGIESAIALGVSAGDCNKELMVISSLKEGDINKAREYLENSQINVIHDNTDVKLYIRVEAFYEKESSLVEIKHFHTNITRIERNSEVLIDQICNDFDFKTTNEDRSILSIESIYSLAKKIDIKEVEQIFNQVINMNSNIANAGLNEEFGVNIGSLIQKNMNEGLYGKDIRNKCVSFTSAGSDARMSGCSLPVMTTSGSGNQGMTASLPVIKYCQEKKLSKEELIRGLIFSHLTTIHLKTNVGRLSAFCGVMCAASAVSGAISFLENADYETVANSITNSLGNVSGVICDGAKASCATKIATGIYAAFDSSMLALNNKYLHEGEGIISSDVEKTIKNIGILSQQGMKKTDEVILNIMQSEKKMGMEK; encoded by the coding sequence ATGGAAAATGAAAAGATATTAAATATATTAAAAGAAGAAATTGTACCAGCACTTGGTTGTACAGAACCAATAGCTATAGCTTATGTAAGTGCAAAGGCAAAGGAGATTTTAGGAGTATTACCTCAAAAAATTGATATTTATGTCTCTGGTAATATGATAAAAAATGTTAAATCAGTAACTATTCCAAATAGTGGCGGAATGGTAGGAATAGAATCAGCTATTGCTTTAGGAGTTAGTGCTGGAGATTGTAATAAAGAATTAATGGTTATAAGTTCTTTAAAAGAGGGTGATATAAATAAAGCACGTGAGTATTTAGAGAATAGTCAAATTAATGTAATTCATGATAATACAGATGTAAAACTTTATATAAGAGTTGAGGCTTTCTATGAAAAAGAGAGTTCCTTAGTTGAAATAAAACACTTTCATACAAATATAACAAGAATTGAAAGAAATTCAGAAGTTTTGATTGATCAAATATGTAATGATTTTGATTTTAAAACTACTAATGAAGATAGATCTATTTTAAGCATAGAATCAATATATAGTCTAGCAAAAAAGATAGATATTAAAGAAGTAGAACAGATATTTAATCAAGTTATAAATATGAATTCAAATATTGCAAATGCTGGGTTAAATGAAGAATTTGGGGTAAATATTGGTAGTTTAATTCAAAAAAATATGAATGAAGGATTGTATGGGAAAGATATTAGAAACAAATGCGTGTCTTTTACTTCTGCTGGAAGTGATGCAAGAATGAGTGGATGTTCTTTACCTGTAATGACTACAAGTGGTAGTGGAAACCAAGGTATGACAGCTTCTTTACCAGTTATTAAATATTGCCAAGAAAAAAAACTTTCAAAAGAAGAATTAATCAGAGGATTAATATTTTCACATTTAACAACTATTCATTTAAAGACAAATGTTGGAAGACTTTCAGCTTTTTGTGGAGTAATGTGTGCTGCAAGTGCGGTAAGTGGTGCTATATCATTTTTAGAAAATGCAGATTATGAAACAGTTGCAAATTCAATAACCAATAGTCTAGGAAATGTTTCAGGAGTAATTTGTGATGGGGCAAAGGCTTCTTGTGCTACAAAAATTGCAACTGGTATTTATGCTGCATTTGATTCTTCTATGCTTGCTTTAAATAATAAATATTTACATGAGGGAGAAGGTATTATTTCTTCAGATGTTGAAAAAACAATAAAAAATATTGGTATATTATCTCAACAAGGTATGAAAAAGACAGATGAAGTGATTTTAAATATTATGCAATCAGAAAAAAAGATGGGTATGGAAAAATAG
- a CDS encoding LysR family transcriptional regulator: MDSNLLKVFVAVAEKKSISLGAKKLKVTQTNVSLRIKQLEKNLGFELFHRVPKGVLLTKEGEKLLPLALEIVGKIKEAQNQIRNIKKQNSLIIASTYSNTKMRLIPFLKKLNNDYPNTKLELVTNNTIVIKQLLLEYKVDVAFINNEPKHEEIALLKRFENELLYVESKRKNSNKTIIGHEDVCAFFNGLKKYYEYLEIHDYEILELANFEVILACVELGMGSTLLPKSIVKKYGYLSKVKTTKIDKSIVDIPTCLVCRKDNLPQISNYLKKISLEE, translated from the coding sequence ATGGATTCAAATCTCCTAAAAGTTTTTGTAGCTGTTGCAGAAAAAAAGAGTATTAGTTTAGGCGCAAAAAAACTAAAAGTTACGCAAACAAATGTTAGCCTTAGAATAAAACAATTAGAAAAAAACTTAGGCTTTGAATTATTTCATAGAGTACCAAAAGGTGTTCTACTTACAAAAGAAGGAGAAAAACTTTTACCTTTAGCCCTTGAAATAGTAGGAAAAATAAAAGAAGCACAAAATCAAATACGAAATATTAAAAAACAAAACTCTCTTATAATAGCTTCAACATATTCAAATACAAAAATGAGGCTTATCCCTTTTTTAAAAAAATTAAATAATGATTATCCAAATACCAAACTTGAATTAGTTACAAATAATACAATTGTAATTAAACAATTACTCTTAGAATATAAAGTCGATGTAGCTTTTATAAATAATGAACCAAAACATGAAGAAATTGCTTTATTAAAAAGATTTGAAAATGAACTATTATATGTTGAGTCAAAAAGAAAAAACTCTAATAAGACAATAATAGGACATGAAGATGTTTGTGCCTTTTTTAATGGTTTAAAAAAATATTATGAATACTTAGAAATCCATGATTATGAAATCTTAGAACTAGCAAATTTTGAAGTTATATTAGCTTGTGTGGAATTAGGAATGGGAAGTACTTTATTACCTAAGTCCATTGTTAAGAAATATGGATATTTAAGCAAAGTAAAAACTACTAAAATAGATAAAAGTATTGTTGATATCCCAACTTGCTTAGTATGTAGGAAAGATAATCTACCTCAAATAAGTAACTATTTAAAAAAGATTTCTTTAGAAGAATAA
- a CDS encoding endonuclease/exonuclease/phosphatase family protein, translating to MSNLKVATYNLWKNDGEFPKRIEEIPNNLRKNQFDIICFQEDYCSSTFSSSKFINVELDYNYITTPTRVKLRNNKLSSSNLTILSKYKMKLLDEIYFKKTQEEERACQLVEFEFEDKKALLINTHLCHLSSTSRVFQIKTILKEIDKYKYDIAFFCGDLNALPLYNEINIIKENGFEDINKDFTHQEKVILDYIFYKSDLKLNIESKIMLKDFSDHYCLLNTFKF from the coding sequence ATGAGTAACTTAAAAGTTGCAACTTATAATTTATGGAAAAATGATGGGGAATTTCCTAAAAGAATAGAAGAAATTCCAAATAATTTAAGAAAAAATCAGTTTGATATTATCTGTTTTCAAGAAGACTATTGTTCTTCTACTTTTTCAAGTAGTAAGTTTATAAATGTAGAACTTGATTATAACTATATAACTACGCCTACTAGAGTAAAACTAAGAAATAATAAGTTATCTAGCTCAAACTTAACTATTCTTTCAAAATATAAAATGAAACTTTTAGATGAAATATATTTTAAAAAAACCCAAGAGGAAGAGCGTGCTTGTCAACTTGTTGAGTTTGAATTTGAAGATAAGAAAGCTTTACTTATAAATACTCATTTGTGTCATTTAAGTAGTACAAGTAGAGTTTTTCAGATTAAAACTATACTTAAAGAGATAGATAAGTATAAATATGACATTGCATTTTTCTGTGGTGATTTAAATGCCTTGCCTTTATATAATGAAATAAATATAATAAAAGAAAATGGTTTTGAAGATATAAATAAAGACTTTACTCATCAAGAAAAAGTGATTTTAGATTATATTTTTTATAAAAGTGATTTAAAACTAAATATTGAGAGTAAAATTATGTTAAAAGATTTTAGTGACCATTATTGTTTACTTAATACTTTTAAATTTTAG
- a CDS encoding c-type cytochrome, whose product MKKIAAMLFCLCSLSYAVEYDPLQGQMLSLSCASCHGTDGKSIAVTPYIAGMGKNTMYSILLGYKNGQRKGTMMQKHVKGFSDAELEQISYYFSKIER is encoded by the coding sequence ATGAAAAAGATAGCAGCAATGTTATTTTGTCTATGCAGTTTAAGTTATGCCGTAGAGTATGACCCATTACAAGGACAAATGTTATCACTATCATGTGCATCATGTCATGGTACGGATGGGAAGTCTATTGCCGTAACACCTTATATTGCAGGCATGGGGAAAAATACTATGTATAGTATTTTGTTAGGATACAAAAATGGTCAAAGAAAAGGAACTATGATGCAAAAGCACGTTAAAGGCTTTAGTGATGCAGAATTAGAACAAATTTCATATTACTTTTCAAAAATTGAAAGATAA
- a CDS encoding shikimate dehydrogenase produces MSEKKETFVIFGNPVAHSKSPQMHNAGFENIDYDGVYKKHHLEDGNTIKEVFLENNYEGANITVPHKEFAYENADEVRGLANEIKAVNTYINEDGKVIAYNTDAPGFLYAIESFGEIKKVLLLGAGGTAKAISLALQQSDIDVTVLNRSEGKLSFFKEHNIKSSTWENFVPEEYDLIVNSTSAGLKDEYLPCPEEILNQVLKTACCAFDCVYGKITPFLAKAKENGLKIKDGEDMLLYQGVLAFEYFTKANTDESTIEVMRKALKDN; encoded by the coding sequence ATGTCAGAGAAAAAAGAAACTTTTGTAATATTTGGAAATCCAGTAGCTCACTCAAAATCACCACAAATGCACAATGCAGGTTTTGAAAATATTGATTATGATGGAGTATATAAAAAACATCATTTAGAAGATGGAAATACAATAAAAGAGGTATTTTTAGAAAACAATTATGAAGGTGCGAATATCACTGTACCACATAAAGAGTTTGCCTATGAAAATGCAGATGAAGTAAGAGGTCTTGCAAATGAAATAAAAGCTGTAAATACATATATAAATGAAGATGGAAAAGTTATAGCATATAATACAGATGCCCCTGGTTTTTTATATGCAATAGAAAGTTTTGGCGAGATAAAAAAAGTACTATTATTAGGTGCAGGTGGTACTGCAAAAGCTATTTCACTTGCTTTGCAACAAAGTGATATAGATGTTACTGTTTTAAATAGAAGCGAAGGAAAATTATCTTTTTTTAAAGAGCATAATATAAAATCTTCAACTTGGGAGAATTTTGTTCCAGAAGAGTATGATTTAATTGTAAATTCTACAAGTGCAGGATTAAAAGATGAATATCTTCCTTGTCCTGAAGAAATATTAAATCAAGTTTTAAAAACTGCATGCTGTGCTTTTGATTGCGTATATGGAAAGATAACTCCATTTTTAGCAAAAGCCAAAGAAAATGGTTTAAAAATAAAAGACGGCGAAGATATGCTTCTTTATCAAGGTGTTCTAGCTTTTGAATATTTTACTAAAGCAAATACTGATGAAAGCACAATTGAAGTAATGAGAAAGGCATTAAAAGATAATTAA
- a CDS encoding MBL fold metallo-hydrolase, which produces MKLRFLGSADSAGIPVHNCSCSICKEYRGKSIKNLSTNAYLEFEDGVILLDAGVENISNIFDGKKIKAIFLTHFHADHCLGLLRLRHSTDKIDCYHPKDDMGFSDLFKYNHSITYNQIEAFKKLDFSDFSIRAIPLKHSKNTLGYCIEYKTKTMVYLTDCFGLEKDSLEFLKNQDIDFAFIDACYDERKTKGNHLNYLQASEILDDLKVKNGYLMHISHSTKEYIKKNKIELKYRYIEPSDSFDFDVK; this is translated from the coding sequence ATGAAATTGAGATTTTTGGGAAGTGCCGATAGTGCAGGTATACCTGTACATAATTGTTCTTGTTCTATTTGTAAAGAGTATAGAGGAAAAAGTATAAAAAATCTTTCTACAAATGCTTATTTAGAGTTTGAAGATGGTGTTATTTTACTTGATGCAGGAGTTGAAAATATATCTAATATTTTTGATGGCAAAAAAATTAAAGCAATCTTTTTAACTCATTTTCATGCTGACCATTGTTTAGGACTTTTACGGCTTAGACACTCAACTGATAAAATAGATTGTTATCATCCAAAAGATGATATGGGTTTTTCAGACTTATTTAAATACAATCATTCTATAACTTATAATCAAATTGAAGCTTTTAAAAAATTGGATTTTAGTGATTTTTCTATAAGGGCTATTCCTTTAAAACATTCTAAAAATACTCTGGGGTACTGTATTGAGTATAAAACTAAAACAATGGTTTATTTAACAGATTGTTTTGGTTTAGAAAAAGATAGTTTAGAGTTTTTAAAGAATCAAGATATTGATTTTGCTTTTATTGATGCCTGTTATGATGAAAGAAAAACTAAAGGCAATCATTTAAATTATTTACAAGCAAGTGAAATTTTAGATGATTTAAAAGTCAAAAATGGATATCTAATGCATATTTCTCATTCTACAAAAGAGTATATTAAAAAAAATAAAATTGAATTAAAGTACAGATATATTGAGCCAAGTGACTCTTTTGATTTTGATGTAAAATAG
- a CDS encoding glutathionylspermidine synthase family protein, with protein sequence MVELKTLEPLTNEYLESIGFSWHTDSDETSYISNQVVQISEEEANAYYEAANELYEMFCEAGEHIIENNLFHEINIPFNLVETIKNSWEEDVHWHLYSRFDLAGGIDGVPIKLIEFNADTPTSLFETAIVQWAMLKKNGLNEASQFNNLYDALKDNFKRIITLDSDIEKFDEYYQKLGWKILFSSIQGSSEDENTTKLLQHIANEAGFNTDFEYIDQVNFSDEGIFKADEGFEFWFKLIPWEDIAIDENELAVYLNEIIANKKAIIFNPAYTLMFQSKGFMKILWDLYPNHPLLLETSFEPLENTKQVEKRCFGREGANIAIVNADNSLDVKTDGEYEGHKAIYQEYIEFPKDEEGNYYQAGVFYAYEACGLGFRKGGKILDNMSKFVGHIVK encoded by the coding sequence ATAGTGGAACTAAAAACTCTAGAACCATTAACAAATGAATATTTAGAATCAATAGGATTCTCATGGCATACAGATAGTGATGAAACATCATATATTTCAAATCAAGTTGTACAAATTAGTGAAGAAGAAGCTAATGCCTATTATGAAGCAGCAAATGAATTATATGAAATGTTTTGCGAAGCTGGTGAACATATAATTGAGAACAACTTATTTCATGAAATAAATATCCCTTTTAATTTAGTAGAGACTATTAAAAACTCTTGGGAAGAGGATGTTCATTGGCATTTATACTCAAGATTTGATTTAGCTGGAGGAATTGATGGAGTGCCGATTAAATTAATCGAATTCAATGCAGATACTCCAACTTCACTTTTTGAAACAGCAATTGTACAGTGGGCAATGTTAAAGAAAAATGGTTTAAATGAAGCTAGTCAATTTAATAATCTTTATGATGCATTAAAAGACAATTTTAAAAGAATTATAACTTTAGATTCAGATATAGAAAAATTTGATGAATACTATCAAAAACTTGGATGGAAAATACTATTTTCATCAATTCAAGGTAGTTCTGAAGATGAAAATACAACTAAACTTTTACAACATATAGCAAATGAAGCAGGCTTTAATACTGACTTTGAATATATTGATCAAGTAAACTTTAGTGATGAAGGTATTTTTAAAGCAGATGAAGGTTTTGAATTTTGGTTTAAACTTATTCCGTGGGAAGATATTGCAATTGATGAAAATGAATTAGCAGTTTATTTAAATGAAATTATTGCAAACAAGAAAGCAATTATTTTTAATCCTGCATATACTTTAATGTTTCAATCAAAAGGTTTTATGAAAATATTATGGGATTTATATCCAAATCATCCCCTACTTTTAGAAACATCATTTGAGCCATTAGAAAATACTAAACAAGTAGAAAAAAGATGTTTTGGTAGAGAAGGGGCAAATATTGCTATTGTAAATGCAGATAATTCTCTAGATGTTAAAACAGATGGTGAATATGAAGGTCATAAAGCAATCTATCAAGAATATATAGAATTTCCTAAAGATGAAGAAGGAAACTATTATCAAGCTGGTGTATTTTACGCTTATGAAGCTTGTGGTCTTGGATTTAGAAAAGGTGGAAAGATTTTAGATAATATGTCTAAATTTGTAGGACACATCGTAAAATAG
- a CDS encoding HPP family protein, whose amino-acid sequence MFAIYRNGSVGFRNTIDNLYEIKKTDAPDKVEMKPNDDTLFQEFLTSNDKKNSSKEKEAINAYKKIAHIDTSEQVYHVKDIMTKNCICIKTTNTLIEAYDRLKDYQISQIPVIDENQRIMSLINKRFILNLIIEDIDNARTILDKKIEEVYLPELITTDPITDIRRVAKVIVDFKLSAIPVVTQKDILIGIVSKTDILKAVAKLPNFQLWS is encoded by the coding sequence ATGTTTGCGATATACAGAAATGGTAGTGTTGGATTTAGAAATACAATTGATAACTTATATGAAATAAAAAAAACAGATGCTCCAGATAAAGTGGAAATGAAACCAAATGATGATACTTTATTTCAAGAATTTTTAACTTCAAATGATAAAAAAAACTCTTCAAAAGAAAAAGAAGCTATAAATGCATATAAAAAAATCGCACATATTGACACTTCTGAACAAGTATATCATGTAAAAGATATCATGACTAAAAATTGTATTTGTATAAAAACAACAAATACTTTGATTGAAGCCTATGATAGATTAAAAGATTATCAAATAAGTCAAATTCCCGTAATCGATGAAAATCAAAGAATCATGTCACTCATAAATAAAAGATTTATATTAAATCTTATAATAGAAGATATAGACAATGCAAGAACTATTTTAGACAAAAAAATAGAAGAGGTATATTTACCAGAGCTTATCACAACTGACCCTATAACAGATATAAGAAGAGTAGCAAAAGTAATAGTGGATTTTAAATTAAGTGCAATTCCTGTTGTAACACAAAAAGATATTTTAATAGGAATTGTTTCAAAAACTGATATATTAAAAGCTGTTGCTAAATTACCTAATTTCCAATTATGGTCGTAA
- a CDS encoding NAD(P)/FAD-dependent oxidoreductase, translated as MNRRNFNKLLVSSVALSFTACSSLTSVSLPKDKKRVVVVGGGFGGATAAKYLKKFSPETEVILIEQNENYYTCPFGNTVIAGMNDIEYIKHDYKTLESKYKVQVIHEKVAKVDGVAHTVILENGDVIPFHKAIVSPGIDFKYEKGYVEGSEMYSPHAYKAGPQTTLLREQLEGMKDGGTYVMVSPPNPFRCPPGPYERISLVAHYLKNNKPNSKIIILDQKAKFSKQGLFQEGWEKLYGDMIEWRSVEFGGKVEKVDPMKKEITTEDEVVKADVLNYIPSQKAGKLAFDSGLTKGDWCPVNTKTFESRIVKDVYVIGDASIASKMPKSGFSANSQAKIAALQITRKLRNKPIVNPPKLANTCYSLVAPNYGISVAAVYEAHEDKIIKVPGAGGLSPMNASEGFRATEAEYAVGWYKNQTADMFS; from the coding sequence ATGAATAGAAGAAATTTTAATAAATTACTTGTAAGTTCAGTTGCACTTTCTTTTACTGCATGTAGTAGTCTAACTAGTGTTTCTTTACCAAAAGATAAAAAAAGAGTTGTTGTCGTTGGTGGTGGCTTTGGAGGAGCTACTGCGGCTAAGTACCTTAAAAAGTTTAGTCCTGAGACAGAAGTAATTTTAATAGAACAAAATGAAAATTATTACACATGTCCATTTGGAAATACTGTAATTGCAGGGATGAATGATATTGAATATATCAAACATGATTACAAAACTTTAGAAAGTAAATATAAAGTTCAAGTAATTCATGAAAAAGTAGCAAAAGTAGATGGAGTTGCACATACTGTTATTTTAGAAAATGGTGATGTAATTCCTTTCCATAAAGCAATTGTTTCTCCAGGAATTGATTTTAAATATGAGAAGGGTTATGTAGAAGGTTCAGAAATGTATTCACCACATGCATACAAAGCAGGACCACAAACAACTCTTTTAAGAGAACAACTTGAAGGAATGAAAGACGGAGGAACATATGTAATGGTTTCACCGCCAAATCCTTTTAGATGTCCTCCTGGACCATATGAGAGAATCTCTTTAGTAGCTCATTATCTTAAAAACAATAAGCCAAACTCTAAAATCATCATTTTAGATCAAAAAGCTAAATTTTCTAAACAAGGTTTATTCCAAGAAGGTTGGGAAAAACTTTATGGTGATATGATTGAATGGAGAAGTGTAGAATTTGGTGGAAAAGTAGAAAAAGTTGATCCAATGAAAAAAGAAATTACTACTGAAGATGAAGTTGTAAAAGCAGATGTGCTTAATTATATTCCTTCTCAAAAAGCTGGAAAACTAGCATTTGATTCTGGTCTTACAAAAGGAGATTGGTGTCCTGTTAATACAAAAACATTTGAATCAAGAATAGTAAAAGATGTTTATGTAATTGGGGATGCATCTATTGCTTCAAAAATGCCAAAATCTGGATTTTCGGCAAACTCACAAGCAAAAATAGCTGCACTTCAAATTACAAGAAAATTAAGAAATAAACCAATTGTAAATCCTCCTAAACTTGCAAACACTTGTTATAGTTTAGTTGCTCCAAATTATGGGATTTCAGTTGCTGCTGTTTATGAGGCTCACGAAGATAAAATTATCAAAGTTCCTGGAGCAGGAGGACTTAGTCCTATGAATGCTAGTGAAGGATTTAGAGCAACAGAAGCAGAATATGCGGTAGGATGGTATAAAAACCAAACAGCTGATATGTTCTCTTAA